The DNA segment GACTCACTGAGCGAGCTCCTCCCCGGCCACCCGTACCTTCCCGGATCCGTCGACCAGGACCTCCTCGTCGAGGCCGAGGGGCTGCTCCAGTACTCCCTGCGCGGCCAGGCCGATCTGCGTCGCGCCCTGCGGGACGGGTTCTGGGAGCATCTGCAGACGCAGTACTGACGAGGCCGGAGCGCGCCGGTTCCGGGCGGGGTCAGTCCTCGGCCGTCTCGTCCCAGAAGTCCGCGAGCGCGCGGGCCGTCTCGGCGGGGCGGTCGGTGTTGGGGGAGTGTTCGGCACCCTCGACGACCGTCCGGCGGGCCCGCAGCCGTGCGGCCATCTCGTCGAGCAGGGGCAGCGGCCAGGTGTCGTCCAGCGCGCCCGACAGGACATGGAACGGCAGCGGTACGGCGGCCAGTTCGGCGACGCGGTCCGGTTCGGCACACAACTGCCGTCCGGTGGAGATGAGTTGGGCGGGCTTGGTGCCCAGCCAGCGGCGGCGCAGGTCCTCCCGGTTGTCGAGGCCGTCGCCCAGTTCCACGGCGGCCGCCTCCTCGGGCGCGTCCATCGCCCGCATCGCCTCCCACACTTCCGCCATCGTCATCACGGCGAGCGCGTCCCGCAGCAGCTTCACGCGCTCCTGCTGGGAGGGCGCGATGTGGGCGGGTCCGGACGCCATCAACGTCAGCGAGCGGAAGGGCGTGTGGTCCAGGAGTGCGGCCGCGCGCGCGATCTGCCCGCCGAGCGAGTGCCCCAGCAGATGCACGGGCTCACCGAGCGCCGCCACCTGGGCCAGGACGTCCCGCGCCAACTCCTGCTGGGCGTAAGCCGATTCGTCCTCGGCCGGACCGTCGGACTCGTACTGCCCGCGTCCGTCCACGGCCACGGTCCGGTACCCGCGCTCGGCCAACGGCACGTGCAGCGGATTGAAGTCCTCCTTGCTCCCCGTGAACCCCGGCACCAGCAGCGCGACACCCCGGGGCACCACCCCGTCGGCCACGGGTGCGTCGACGACGGCGAACTCCCCGCGTGCCGTCCGCAAGGAGTAGGCGCGGGCACCGGGCGGCGGGGTGAAGGTGGCAGGGCTGCTCATGGGGAGAGGTTAGCGGGCGGCGTACGGGCCGGCGCGGGCCGCCGGACCTGGCCCGTACTGAGCCGGACCTGCCCACACTGCGCTGCCGCCCCGTGCGCGCTGCCGCCCCGTGCTGCGCCGTCCCCGTACTACGCCGTCCCTGTACTACGCCGACGGCCCGGCCCCCGTCAGGGGACCGGGCCGTCGGCCGGGCGATGCGCGGCCGCCCGCTGTCGCGGGCAGGCGCGGATCAGGCCTCGGTGGCCTCGGCGGCAGCCGCCGCCTTGCGCGTGCGCCGGGCCTTGGGCTTGGCCTCGGCCTCGGGGGCCTCGGTCGTGGCGGCCGCGGCCTTGCGGGTACGGCGCGGCTTGACCTCAGGCTCCGCGGTCGCCTGCGCCGGAATCTCCGGAGCGGCGGCCGTGGCAACGGCCTTGCGGGTCCGTCGTGCCTTCGGCGCGGCAGCCTCCGCCCCGTCGACCGTCTCCACCGTGGTGGTGGCGGCCTTGCGGGTACGGCGCGGCTTGACCTCGGTCTCGGCCTCAGGGGCCTCCACCGTGGTGGCGGCGGCCTTGCGGGTGCGGCGCGGCTTGGCTTCCGTGCCCTCGGCGGTGTCGACGGCGGCTTCGGCGGTGACAGCGGCCTTCCGCGTGCGGCGCGGCTTGACCTCGGCCTCGGCCTCGGGGGCCTCCACCGTGGTGGCGGCCGTCTTCCGCGTGCGGCGCGGCTTGACCTCGGCCTCGGCCTCGGGGGCCTCCACCGTGGTGGCGGCCGTCTTGCGGGTGCGGCGCGGCTTGGCCTCGGTCTCCGTCTCGACCGTCTCCACCGTGGTGGCGGCGGCCTTGCGGGTGCGGCGCGGCTTGGCTTCCGTGCCCTCGGCGGTGTCGACGGCGGCTTCGGCGGCGACAGCGGCCTTCCGCGTGCGACGCGGCTTGACCTCGGCCTCGGCCACGGGGGCCTCGGTCGTGGCGGCGGCGGCCGTCTTGCGGGTGCGGCGCGGCTTGGTCTCCGTGCCCTCGACCGTGTCCACGGCGGCCTCGGCGGTGGCAGCGGCCTTCCGCGTGCGACGCGGCTTGACCTCGGTCTCCGTCTCGACCGTCTCGGCCGTCTCGGCCGTCTCCACCGTGGTGGCGGCGGCCTTGCGGGTGCGGCGCGGCTTGGTCGCCGGGGCGACCTCCTGCGCGGTCTCGACCGGCGCGACTGCCGCTTCGGCGGCCGGCGCGGCCGGCTCGACCGTGTTGCGGGTGCGGCGCGACTTGGCCTCGGCAGCCTCACTGGCCTTCGTGGCCTCCGCGGCCTTCGTGGCCTCGGCGGCCGCGAGTGCGGCGGCGGCGGCCTCGGCCGCGGCGCGCTCCGGGGTCTGGAACCTCGGCGCGGTGAACACCGGGGCCCGGAACGTCTGCGCCGGCCTGGCCTCGGCGGACTGCGCCGCCTTGCGGGCGCGACGACGGCGCGGCTGCTCCGGGGTCTCCACGGCGGCCGGCCGCT comes from the Streptomyces sp. NBC_00820 genome and includes:
- a CDS encoding alpha/beta fold hydrolase encodes the protein MSSPATFTPPPGARAYSLRTARGEFAVVDAPVADGVVPRGVALLVPGFTGSKEDFNPLHVPLAERGYRTVAVDGRGQYESDGPAEDESAYAQQELARDVLAQVAALGEPVHLLGHSLGGQIARAAALLDHTPFRSLTLMASGPAHIAPSQQERVKLLRDALAVMTMAEVWEAMRAMDAPEEAAAVELGDGLDNREDLRRRWLGTKPAQLISTGRQLCAEPDRVAELAAVPLPFHVLSGALDDTWPLPLLDEMAARLRARRTVVEGAEHSPNTDRPAETARALADFWDETAED